Below is a genomic region from Lampris incognitus isolate fLamInc1 chromosome 2, fLamInc1.hap2, whole genome shotgun sequence.
GGCAGCCCCTGATATGACGACTTCGCTGGTTCTGCATCCACGCTGGGCGGACACCTTGATGTACGTTTATGAAAAAAGCCCGAATGAAAATAATCAGAATAAAAGCCAAACAATGGAGGGATTGAGCGGTAATTGCCCCGCGACCCACTGCAGGGACCTGATGTCGCACCCTGCGCTGGGACGACATTCTGGCACCATAGCGACCCACCAGGGCTCCGTCTACTCGGATATTTCCTCTCCAGATACCGGACGACAGTGCCCCGCACCCCAGACGTCGTCGAGTGCTTCTCTGAGCTACGGTTACCCGTTTGGAAACCCTTATTACGGTTGCAGATTGTCTCATTCCCACAACGTGAACTTGCAGCAGAAGCCTTGCTCGTACCACCCTGCAGAGAAATATGCCGAGCCCAGCACAGCGTTGCCCACGGAAGAACTGTCTAGCAGGGCGAAAGAGTTTGCCTTCTACCCCAGTTTTGCTAGCTCCTACCAAGCCGTGCCGGGATATCTCGACGTCTCGGTGGTACCCGGCATTAGCGCGCATCCAGAACCGCGGCACGACGCCTTGATTCCAATGGAGGGCTATCAGCACTGGGCTCTGTCCAATGGCTGGGATGGGCAGGTGTACTGTTCCAAAGAGCAAACGCAGTCCACTCATCTTTGGAAATCACCCTTTCCAGGTACGAAAACCACCTGATGGTTTAAGTTCACCGGTGAGGGACGTTTAGATTGAAAAACACTGCTTTCCGTCACTTTTCAGGTAGCCCCTCCATCTGTGTCACGATATCAAGCAGGCTGTAAACTACCAATCCAATATTGTGTTGTaaatttttattgttttgttgcaTAGTTGGATTTTTTTTGTAGTGTTGAGGTGCAAATTGCAACTTCGTAATGTGAAGGGCAGCGCAACAACTGCATTTAACTAACAAGtctattttttgttgttgccataaCTTGTCCCCTATGGATTATGGAGGGGCAGTGATTATAGCCAGCGCCATGTCCCTGAATCCTAGGCTGCATCACGTCTAACAAAACCCTGCTCGCTGCTGGATTATGTCCCTCAATGTGCTCCCTGAGCTGTTTGGCCACTTAACAGTTAATTTTGGTTCAGTAATTTGGGCATTTGCTTTCGGCATTGTTTTTATCCGAGGTCAAGTGATGAATTAAGTGATTCGGTCACGCTTATTGGGAAGAAGCACCCCTGCATATGATAATATAGAGAGGCGACTGTGTTTGGACTGTGCCAGTAAATCCCCTCTGTGTCAGCAGTTCTCTGCAACGTGTCCTGGCCGTTTTGCATGAAAACAAGATGTCGGTATTCAGCACATATGTAACCTTTCCATATCTTAAAACCACTGTATCACTTCACATCGATATAAAtaatgtttttcttcttctgctacttGCACACATGCACCCTGTCTGGTAAAAGACTCAGGGGAGCAAGCAGTATGTTGTTTACAGAGTGTTTACTGCACTGCTTCATTTATCACAGGGGTTTATCATCTTTATCCAAATTGTAGGTATGTGACTTTGAGATACCTTCTCCTAACTTCCCCacacggcgtgtgtgtgtgtgtgtgtgtgtgtgtgtgtgtgtgtgtgtgtgtgtgtgtgtgtgtgtgtgtgtgtgtgtgtgtgtgtgtgtgtgtgtgtgtttttgaaaacGCTCGAGCGAGCCACGCAAGCACGGGCACGTACCCAAACACGCACGAGCACGCACGCAGAGAGGCACGATAAGCatttacacatacacaccaactcacacacacacacacacacacacagacacgttcaCACTCACAGACACCACGAAAATGATTTGTTTTCAAGTTATTAATGACAAAACACGCAACAAACTCCACCgtttttttccttctcctcctTTTAACAAAACACGCAAAGTAGATATGTGCGTGTTTAGGGGGGTGAAAACTGATATGATAACGCAGTTGGTTTCCATTTCCTTATCAATCTACAACACAATGTATGCAAGGCCCCCGGAGCCATTTTCAATGTTTACAACGCAAAACTCAGAAGTCTTTCATGTCTCATCATAAAAGCTCCCATACTATCTCTCTCAAGATACAATGTATAAGGTAATGGTTACAGGCAGCCTCTGCTGTCATAGCTCCCATTACTGAAGGCTACACCAAACGCCTTTGTACCAGAACTTTGCTCGTCGCAACAGAAAAAAGTTTTCCAGGATCACATAAATTTGACCTTCCGTTTCATTATTACGGCACCCCgtcacttaaaaaaaaatgttaataaTATGCAAAAAATTAGTCTAAGTATGAATAGCCTACATGTCGAAGGTGCGGATATAAGTGGTACACACCCAGCTTTACGTCGACCTCGAAAATGCAAAACTGCTCACTTTCACCTGGTAACTACCCAGCAACTGATGTTTAATGATTGATTATTTTATTCGTTTTTTGCTCAACATGCCAGCCTCAACAATCTCCCATCCCTTCACCCGAATAGCATTGTACTGACACATTCTCATCCAGTAGGTTGATCTAACGGTGCAGTGCTTCTTTTTGATGAAACCTGAAACCTGATCCGTCAGCGTTTATAAGCTCACACCAACACGTGTATAACTGGTGACGATGGAGCCACGAACATTTAAGTAAACACCGCCAAACAGATGGGATAAAATAGGCATGTACCAAAAACGTAGCTCtgtagaaaaaaaatgtttgacaaTGAGCGTAAGATGTGAAATGGGCCGTTATTTTGTAGAACTGGTGATTCGTTTAGCTGAGTCAGCAATGGGTGCGTGTAGTGCAGAAACCGTTAAGAAGCTAGCAGCGCTGCTGGCCAAAACCTGACAACGGGCATCTGGATGCCCCAACATGTAAACCAGCCCGTTCTCATGTGTAGGCTAAACAGGTGCATACACATGAGATCCTCATTATAATATAATGCCTCTTGCACGTTACCACCAATACCCCaacactctctctccctatcgcgctctctctctcgctctcatgctctctctctcgcgcgcgcacgtgcgctcacatacacacgcacgcacagtcCAAAGAGCTTGGAAATGATGGAGACGCTGGACGTTTGCTCTCCATCCAGTCTATCAGAGAGGGCAAGCTCCGTGAAAAATCATTTTGGCGCCTCGCTGGGGCGTGGTTGCTTTCAACGCCAGCGTTAGTCTAACCAAActcttaaataaataaataaatcggaCACACAGCACATTTACTGTGAcgtggggattttttttctgtcGCCTAATTGTTTGCCTGATATTTTTTGCAGATGTCGTGCCACTGCAGCCTGAGGTCAGCAGCTACCGCCGAGGGCGCAAGAAACGTGTTCCCTACACCAAGATCCAGCTGAAGGAGCTGGAGAAAGAGTACGCAGCGAGCAAGTTCATCACCAAAGACAAGAGAAGACGTATCTCGGCCGCGACCAACCTTTCAGAGCGCCAAGTGACCATTTGGTTTCAGAATCGACGAGTCAAGGAAAAGAAATTCGTCAGCAA
It encodes:
- the hoxc13a gene encoding homeobox protein Hox-C13a; translated protein: MTTSLVLHPRWADTLMYVYEKSPNENNQNKSQTMEGLSGNCPATHCRDLMSHPALGRHSGTIATHQGSVYSDISSPDTGRQCPAPQTSSSASLSYGYPFGNPYYGCRLSHSHNVNLQQKPCSYHPAEKYAEPSTALPTEELSSRAKEFAFYPSFASSYQAVPGYLDVSVVPGISAHPEPRHDALIPMEGYQHWALSNGWDGQVYCSKEQTQSTHLWKSPFPDVVPLQPEVSSYRRGRKKRVPYTKIQLKELEKEYAASKFITKDKRRRISAATNLSERQVTIWFQNRRVKEKKFVSKSKTSNHMHAT